In Polaribacter sp. Hel_I_88, the following proteins share a genomic window:
- a CDS encoding ABC transporter permease codes for MLQNSLKTAFRGFKSQAFFTTFNLVSLVASIMVIYIAITYLKFETSFDKFHENSDEIYRLGITMRSQDYSVVGFGNWNNDDGKNQVAQINRLANLSNVKAATHFITETSSDFIRFGDKEITIKDVLSTNTPKSFTNIFSWHLSAGTFSDFYQNKNSVLLTESVAKRLVSGNNNYELINKIVEIAGVKYNVAGIIKDVPKNSHFDFSLALHKERLEYWGSHVYLQAENGVNQKTIEAQINQNIATLNPRLVGNSTYKNHFLQPIQDIHLKSNILYELKTPGNINYLYLISFFALFILGICVFNYSNFTLAIKTKQSKTIGIRKVIGASRGSVIRQFIFEGILLAVIAVPLAVLFLPLVVPKFNELMGVKIQMSFIENYESYFAVLILAVLIGLVSSILPALNLSQKSAKSLFQNRLKEKGYKDFSVRKYLVISQFVIIIGITVISYFIQSQVDFIANKDLGFNKNNIVYANVSPDNLELFQQKLKQIPEVERVANGSTLAIGTFNQLTYKVEGIETIYDDANQLYMDYAAIQVYELKTTLPKSVFENTDNQQRRTIINRTAAKKMAAIKNISEEELIGTTIISEPDYTDAEGNVGFPFQIDGIFEDINLFSLREEIKPYFIIISNQVRMNGNSIIALNSESTTAGLDKIYAVYAELNEPYPLEIEFLDTNYKQLHAQDQQVGKLVFILNFIAVFLSLLGIIGITLLLIVGRTKEIGIRKVLGASVASILKISVKEYLFFIVLATVIAWPISIIVVKNWLSNFAYRIDINHFAILAISLSVLIVTFIVVGLVSLKTAISNPIDSLKTE; via the coding sequence ATGTTACAAAATAGTTTAAAAACAGCATTTAGAGGTTTTAAATCTCAAGCCTTTTTTACCACATTTAATTTGGTGAGTCTGGTTGCTAGCATTATGGTTATTTATATTGCGATTACCTACTTAAAATTTGAAACAAGTTTTGATAAATTTCACGAAAATTCAGATGAAATATATCGATTAGGAATTACAATGCGTTCTCAAGATTATAGTGTTGTTGGTTTTGGGAATTGGAATAATGATGATGGTAAAAATCAAGTAGCTCAAATCAATCGACTTGCTAATTTATCAAATGTAAAAGCTGCAACGCATTTTATAACTGAAACTAGTTCAGATTTTATTCGTTTTGGAGATAAAGAAATCACTATTAAAGATGTGTTGTCTACAAATACGCCAAAATCATTTACAAATATTTTTTCTTGGCATTTATCAGCTGGGACGTTTAGTGATTTTTATCAAAATAAAAATTCAGTTTTACTAACAGAATCTGTGGCAAAAAGATTGGTTTCTGGGAATAATAATTACGAGTTAATCAACAAAATAGTTGAAATTGCTGGGGTAAAATACAATGTTGCAGGTATTATAAAAGATGTTCCAAAAAACTCGCATTTCGATTTTTCTTTGGCATTGCACAAAGAAAGATTAGAATATTGGGGAAGTCACGTGTATTTGCAAGCAGAAAATGGAGTAAATCAAAAAACCATTGAAGCACAAATTAATCAAAACATTGCGACTTTAAATCCAAGGCTTGTTGGGAATTCAACGTATAAAAATCACTTTTTACAACCAATACAAGATATTCATTTAAAATCGAATATTTTGTATGAATTAAAAACACCTGGAAATATAAATTACCTTTATTTAATAAGCTTTTTTGCTTTATTTATTTTAGGAATTTGTGTTTTTAATTATTCCAATTTTACGTTAGCAATTAAAACGAAACAATCTAAAACAATCGGAATTCGTAAAGTGATTGGAGCATCAAGAGGTTCTGTAATTAGACAATTTATTTTTGAAGGAATTTTATTGGCAGTAATTGCAGTTCCTTTAGCAGTTTTGTTTTTGCCTTTAGTTGTGCCAAAATTTAACGAGTTGATGGGTGTAAAAATCCAAATGAGTTTTATAGAAAATTATGAAAGTTACTTTGCAGTTTTAATTTTGGCGGTACTAATTGGTTTGGTTTCTAGTATTTTACCAGCTTTAAATTTATCGCAAAAAAGTGCAAAAAGTTTGTTTCAAAATCGATTAAAAGAAAAAGGATACAAAGATTTTTCGGTACGTAAATATTTAGTGATTAGCCAATTTGTGATTATTATTGGAATTACTGTAATCTCTTATTTTATTCAAAGTCAAGTAGATTTTATAGCAAATAAAGATTTGGGTTTCAACAAAAACAACATTGTTTACGCCAATGTTTCTCCAGACAATTTAGAGCTTTTTCAGCAAAAATTAAAACAAATTCCAGAAGTAGAAAGGGTTGCAAATGGTTCTACTTTGGCAATTGGTACTTTTAATCAACTTACCTATAAAGTAGAAGGTATAGAAACGATTTACGATGATGCAAATCAATTGTATATGGATTATGCTGCCATACAAGTGTATGAATTAAAAACTACTTTACCAAAATCTGTTTTTGAAAATACTGATAATCAGCAGAGAAGAACAATAATCAACAGAACTGCTGCAAAAAAAATGGCAGCAATTAAAAATATATCTGAAGAAGAATTGATTGGTACAACTATTATCAGCGAGCCAGATTATACAGATGCAGAAGGAAATGTTGGGTTTCCATTTCAAATTGATGGTATTTTTGAGGACATCAATTTGTTTTCGTTAAGAGAAGAAATTAAACCTTATTTTATCATAATTTCCAATCAAGTTCGTATGAATGGCAATAGCATTATCGCTTTAAATTCAGAAAGTACAACAGCTGGTTTAGATAAAATTTATGCAGTATATGCCGAATTAAACGAACCTTATCCTTTAGAAATTGAGTTTTTAGATACTAATTACAAACAATTGCATGCACAAGATCAACAAGTTGGAAAGTTGGTTTTTATCCTAAATTTTATAGCAGTTTTTTTATCCTTATTGGGTATTATTGGAATTACGTTGCTTTTAATTGTTGGGAGAACAAAAGAAATCGGAATCCGAAAAGTTTTAGGAGCCTCAGTGGCTTCAATTCTTAAAATATCCGTTAAAGAATATCTTTTCTTTATTGTATTGGCAACTGTAATTGCTTGGCCAATATCCATAATTGTGGTTAAAAATTGGCTTTCAAATTTTGCATATCGAATCGACATTAATCATTTTGCAATATTGGCAATTTCGTTATCAGTATTAATTGTCACTTTTATTGTGGTTGGTTTAGTCTCATTAAAAACAGCCATATCAAATCCTATAGATTCTTTAAAAACAGAGTAA